One Pirellulales bacterium DNA segment encodes these proteins:
- a CDS encoding D-TA family PLP-dependent enzyme yields the protein MAQTIPSASSNERMEKRWYEIENVAELATPALVVYPDRVDENLRRMIRRAGGVGRLRPHVKTHKMPDVVRRKLAFGITKFKCATIAEAEMLAACGAPDVLLAYQPVGPNAARLAQLAAKFPATRFSTVADDACAVSALASAVAQVGASVEVLLDLDVGMHRSGIAPGAEAVELYRQVAASPGLRPGGLHVYDGHIRATDLATRTGETASAFGAVDSLVTELTVAGLPVPRIVSGGTPTFPVHASRADVECSPGTCVFWDQAYATRFPDLDFLPAALLVTRVISRPTANRLCLDLGYKAVSPDNPDPRVHLLDLPEAKAVVHSEEHLAIETSRAAEFRVGDVLYGVPWHVCPTVALHAAAATIEDRRATGSWPIVARDRKLSI from the coding sequence ATGGCACAAACGATTCCCTCGGCAAGCTCTAACGAACGCATGGAAAAACGCTGGTACGAAATCGAAAACGTCGCGGAACTGGCAACGCCAGCCCTGGTCGTGTACCCCGATCGGGTCGATGAGAACCTGCGCCGCATGATCCGTCGTGCCGGGGGCGTCGGGCGGCTGCGTCCGCACGTAAAAACGCACAAGATGCCCGACGTCGTGCGCCGCAAGCTGGCTTTCGGCATCACGAAGTTCAAATGCGCGACGATCGCCGAGGCCGAGATGCTGGCCGCGTGTGGCGCGCCCGACGTGCTGCTGGCCTATCAGCCGGTCGGGCCCAACGCCGCTCGACTGGCGCAACTGGCGGCGAAGTTCCCGGCGACGCGATTCTCGACGGTCGCCGACGATGCGTGCGCCGTGAGCGCGCTGGCAAGCGCCGTGGCCCAGGTGGGAGCAAGCGTGGAAGTGCTCCTGGATCTCGACGTCGGCATGCACCGCAGCGGCATCGCGCCAGGCGCGGAGGCCGTTGAACTTTATCGTCAGGTTGCGGCGTCTCCTGGCTTGCGTCCTGGCGGCTTGCACGTCTACGACGGGCATATCCGCGCCACGGACCTGGCGACTCGCACCGGCGAGACGGCAAGCGCTTTCGGCGCCGTCGATTCACTCGTCACGGAGTTAACGGTCGCAGGCCTGCCGGTGCCGCGGATCGTCAGCGGTGGCACGCCAACTTTTCCCGTACATGCTTCGCGCGCGGACGTCGAATGCAGCCCCGGCACATGCGTGTTTTGGGATCAGGCGTATGCGACGCGCTTTCCGGACCTTGATTTCCTGCCCGCCGCGTTACTCGTCACGCGCGTCATCAGCCGTCCGACCGCGAATCGACTGTGCCTGGACTTAGGCTATAAGGCCGTATCGCCTGACAACCCCGACCCGCGCGTGCATCTGCTTGATTTGCCGGAGGCGAAAGCGGTGGTGCACAGCGAAGAGCACCTGGCGATCGAAACGTCGCGTGCCGCGGAATTTCGCGTGGGCGACGTGCTGTACGGTGTTCCCTGGCATGTCTGCCCCACGGTCGCGTTGCACGCGGCGGCCGCGACGATCGAAGACCGGCGCGCGACCGGCTCGTGGCCGATCGTGGCGCGCGACCGCAAACTATCGATCTGA